The DNA segment GAGGATAGAGGATAAGGAGGTGAATGTGATTGTCTTCCCCGTCAAACTCTTCGAGCGTTCCTCCCATCTCTTCCATCGTCTCTTTGAATACCTCTCTGAGGTGTTCGATATGGTCCCCTTTGATAACCTTGTACCGATACTTCGTAACGAACACCAAATGAGCATGGAGAAGATGGGTTGCGTGTCGGCTTTTCCGGACTTCCATGGGATACACACCTTTAATATCTTGACATGTAACCTACAATCGGCATAATATCAATATGCAAACCATATAAAGGAGAGGCGATGTTAAAAGCAGTAAAAGTCCGTTTGTATCCATCAAACGAACAATGTTCCATCATCGCCGATCAGATAGATGCGGCACGGTATGTGTATAACCGATCTCTCGCTTTGCGAAAGTTTGCCTATACCAAGTTCGGCATTAAAGTCGGGAAGTTTGACTTGCAAAAACGGGTCGTAACCCTCAAAGATAGAGAAAAAACTGCTTGGCTTAAAAAAGCCGATTCCCAAGTGCTGCAACAATCGATCTCCAATATGGATAAAGCATATCAGCATTTTTTCAAAGGTGGCGGATATCCAAAGTTTAAATCCAAACATCACAGCTGCCAGAGTATTCAATACCCACAGCGGGTTAAAATTGAAAACTCTAAGATCTACCTTCCCAAAGTGGGATGGGTCAAATGTAAAGGTCTTCGTGAGGATGTCGTCGGCAAGATCAAGACTGTCACGGTATCACGCGAAGCCAATCTCTATCACGCTGCCATCTTGCTTGATGATGGCGTGAATACCCTTCCGGTATGCACTTCAACCGAAGCAATCGGTATCGACGTAGGTGTATCACTGGTCGCGGCGGACAGCAACGGCGGTCAGATCAAACCTCTTGATCTTGTACGTGAACTTACAAAACTTCGCCTCAGAGCGCAGCAGCTTTCACGCAAGAGCAAAGGTTCAAAGAACCGTGCGAAAGCCAAATCACGTTTGGCCAAACAGAATCTCCGTATCGCGAATATGCGTAAGGATTTTCTGCATAAACTCTCACTGCAATACGCCGAGAACCAAGGCATTGTAGTGGTAGAGGATTTGAAAATCAAGAACATGACCAAATCGGCCAAGGGAACCGAAGAGAAGCCCGGCAAGAACGTCAAACAAAAACAGGGATTAAACCGATCGATCACTCAACAATCGTGGGGGCTGTTTTTCGAACTGCTTGAATACAAAGTAATTGCACGGGGTGGACGGTTCATCAAGGTCGATCCTCAGCATACGAGCCAAACGTGCAACGTATGCGGTCATGTCTCCAAAGAGAA comes from the Sulfuricurvum sp. IAE1 genome and includes:
- a CDS encoding RNA-guided endonuclease TnpB family protein gives rise to the protein MLKAVKVRLYPSNEQCSIIADQIDAARYVYNRSLALRKFAYTKFGIKVGKFDLQKRVVTLKDREKTAWLKKADSQVLQQSISNMDKAYQHFFKGGGYPKFKSKHHSCQSIQYPQRVKIENSKIYLPKVGWVKCKGLREDVVGKIKTVTVSREANLYHAAILLDDGVNTLPVCTSTEAIGIDVGVSLVAADSNGGQIKPLDLVRELTKLRLRAQQLSRKSKGSKNRAKAKSRLAKQNLRIANMRKDFLHKLSLQYAENQGIVVVEDLKIKNMTKSAKGTEEKPGKNVKQKQGLNRSITQQSWGLFFELLEYKVIARGGRFIKVDPQHTSQTCNVCGHVSKENRLKQEKFVCKACGHKDNADVNAAKNIRDRGIHGSNASHQTAA